The following are from one region of the Syngnathus acus chromosome 19, fSynAcu1.2, whole genome shotgun sequence genome:
- the LOC119138832 gene encoding melanopsin-A-like gives MDSRLPIGPGMPTPDPPWNVSSISPPHRLMELVPLSTAGAVAPSHPFPTVDVPDHAHYTIGVVILVVGITGILGNLLVIYAFCRSRSLRTPSNIFIINLAITDFFMSMTQAPIFFVSSMYKRWIFGKRGCELYAFCGALFGICSMMTLMVIAVDRYVVITRPLASLGSMSRRKALSIVAVAWLYSMGWSLPPFFGWSAYVPEGLMTSCSWDYMTFTPAVRSYTMLLFTFVFFIPLFVIIFCYCCIFRAIRHTTRAFEKINCEGSRETAKRFRKMKSEWKMAKIALIVILLFIISWAPYSCTALTAFAGYADLLTPYMTSVPAVIAKASAIHNPIIYAITHPKYRSALSRYVPYMRALLCVRVRERFGSSSFQSTRRSTLTSQSESNRHCKRAHSSQSDSESAHLSDIEDDGSFRASANPQVSCDVKHGRRSSQRLKSVMEAEDISMSDLCFLPKSHLPASLCQAADEFGPRLIHKPTPAVIVTSISSPSILHSPPGFHGNHSKGFSPVAKASLDIARLDAPSATA, from the exons ATGGACTCCCGGCTGCCGATCGGACCCGGCATGCCCACGCCGGACCCTCCGTGGAACGTGAGCTCCATCAGTCCGCCTCACCGGCTCATGGAGCTGGTCCCGCTCTCCACAGCC GGCGCCGTGGCTCCGAGCCACCCGTTTCCAACGGTGGACGTCCCAGACCACGCGCACTACACCATCGGGGTGGTCATCCTCGTTGTGGGCATCACGGGCATCCTGGGAAACTTACTGGTCATTTACGCTTTCtgcag GAGCCGTAGCCTGCGCACGCCGTCcaacatcttcatcatcaacCTGGCCATCACCGACTTCTTCATGAGCATGACGCAGGCGCCCATCTTCTTTGTCAGCAGCATGTACAAGAGGTGGATCTTCGGCAAGAGAG GCTGCGAGTTGTACGCCTTCTGCGGCGCCCTTTTCGGCATCTGCAGCATGATGACGCTGATGGTGATCGCGGTGGATCGCTACGTGGTGATCACGCGGCCGTTGGCCTCGCTGGGTTCCATGTCTCGCAGGAAAGCGCTGAGCATCGTGGCGGTGGCCTGGCTCTACTCCATGGGCTGGAGTTTGCCGCCGTTCTTCGGCTGGA GCGCTTACGTCCCAGAGGGTCTCATGACGTCCTGTTCGTGGGACTACATGACGTTCACGCCGGCCGTGCGCTCCTACACCATGCTGCTCTTCACCTTTGTCTTCTTCATCCCGCTGTTTGTCATCATCTTCTGCTACTGCTGCATCTTCAGGGCCATCCGACACACCACTCG GGCCTTCGAGAAGATCAACTGTGAGGGCTCCAGGGAGACTGCCAAGAGGTTCCGCAAGATGAAGAGCGAGTGGAAGATGGCCAAGATCGCGCTGATCGTTATTCTGCTCTTCATCATTTCCTGGGCGCCCTACTCCTGCACCGCGCTCACCGCTTTCGCCGG GTACGCAGACCTGCTGACCCCGTACATGACCTCCGTCCCGGCAGTGATCGCCAAAGCGTCGGCCATCCACAATCCCATCATCTACGCAATCACGCACCCCAAGTACAG GTCTGCGCTCAGCCGCTACGTGCCCTACATGCGCGCGCTgctgtgcgtgcgcgtgcgcgagCGCTTcggcagcagcagcttccAGTCCACCCGCCGCTCCACGCTCACCAGCCAATCGGAGAGCAACCGCCACTGCAAGCGCGCCCACTCCTCGCAGTCGGACAGCGAATCA GCCCACCTATCCGACATCGAGGACGACGGCTCCTTCCGGGCGTCTGCCAACCCTCAGGTGTCGTGTGATGTCAAACATGGGCGACGGTCCAGCCAGAGGTTAAAG AGCGTGATGGAAGCGGAGGACATCTCCATGTCGGACCTCTGTTTCCTGCCAAAGAGTCACCTCCCTGCCAGT cTATGCCAAGCAGCGGACGAATTTGGCCCTCGGCTCATCCACAAGCCGACGCCCGCCGTCATTGTCACCTCCATTTCCAGCCCGTCCATACTTCACAGCCCCCcaggtttccatggcaaccacaGCAAAGGCTTCAGCCCCGTCGCTAAGGCGTCGCTGGACATCGCCCGACTGGACGCGCCCTCTGCGACGGCGTGA
- the ldb3b gene encoding LIM domain-binding protein 3b isoform X1, which yields MSTYTVTLNGPAPWGFRLQGGKDFNMPLTISRIMPGSKASGGSLAQGDIISAIDGISTDGLTHLEAQNKIKLATSRLVLSMQKSRRPAPVPIATPRMDSPMPVIPHQKVIANTPANLEYTPRFNPIALKDSALSTHKPIEVRGPGGKATIVHAQYNTPISMYSQDAIMDAIAGQSQAKGHEGEEAGSSLAGVLPMKDPVVDCASPVYQAVIRPTDNSLDLSEWARRAANLQSKSFKMLAHITGTEYMQDPDEEALQKSREKFESEMRGPRFAKLRKWHHGLSAQILNVQN from the exons ATGAGCACGTACACGGTGACGCTGAACGGCCCGGCGCCGTGGGGCTTCCGGCTGCAGGGCGGGAAGGACTTCAACATGCCCCTCACCATCTCCAGG ATAATGCCCGGCAGCAAGGCGTCGGGTGGCAGCTTGGCGCAGGGTGACATCATCTCGGCCATCGACGGCATCAGCACTGATGGCCTGACGCACTTGGAGGCCCAGAACAAGATCAAGTTGGCCACCAGCAGACTCGTGCTCAGCATGCAGAA GTCGAGACGTCCTGCACCCGTCCCCATAGCCACCCCCAGAATGGACTCCCCCATGCCTGTCATCCCCCACCAGAAG GTCATCGCCAACACACCTGCAAA CCTGGAGTACACTCCCAGATTCAACCCGATCGCCCTGAAAGACTCGGCCCTGTCCACCCACAAGCCCATCGAAGTGCGCGGCCCCGGCGGCAAGGCCACCATCGTGCACGCGCAGTACAACACGCCCATCAGCATGTACTCGCAGGATGCCATCATGGATGCTATCGCCGGGCAGTCGCAGGCCAAAGGTCACGAAGG TGAGGAGGCGGGATCTTCCCTGGC cggGGTGCTGCCCATGAAGGACCCAGTGGTGGACTGCGCCTCGCCCGTGTATCAGGCGGTCATCAGGCCCACTGACAACTCACTGGACTTGTCCGAGTGGGCTCGCCGCGCCGCCAACCTGCAGTCCAAAAGCTTCAAGATGCTGGCGCACATCACTGGAACCGAATACA TGCAAGATCCAGATGAGGAAGCTCTGCAGAAGTCGAG AGAGAAGTTTGAGTCGGAGATGCGAGGTCCTCGTTTCGCCAAGCTGAGGAAATGGCACCACGGATTGTCTGCACAAATCCTCAACGTACAGAACTGA
- the ldb3b gene encoding LIM domain-binding protein 3b isoform X2: protein MSTYTVTLNGPAPWGFRLQGGKDFNMPLTISRIMPGSKASGGSLAQGDIISAIDGISTDGLTHLEAQNKIKLATSRLVLSMQKSRRPAPVPIATPRMDSPMPVIPHQKVIANTPANLEYTPRFNPIALKDSALSTHKPIEVRGPGGKATIVHAQYNTPISMYSQDAIMDAIAGQSQAKGHEGGVLPMKDPVVDCASPVYQAVIRPTDNSLDLSEWARRAANLQSKSFKMLAHITGTEYMQDPDEEALQKSREKFESEMRGPRFAKLRKWHHGLSAQILNVQN from the exons ATGAGCACGTACACGGTGACGCTGAACGGCCCGGCGCCGTGGGGCTTCCGGCTGCAGGGCGGGAAGGACTTCAACATGCCCCTCACCATCTCCAGG ATAATGCCCGGCAGCAAGGCGTCGGGTGGCAGCTTGGCGCAGGGTGACATCATCTCGGCCATCGACGGCATCAGCACTGATGGCCTGACGCACTTGGAGGCCCAGAACAAGATCAAGTTGGCCACCAGCAGACTCGTGCTCAGCATGCAGAA GTCGAGACGTCCTGCACCCGTCCCCATAGCCACCCCCAGAATGGACTCCCCCATGCCTGTCATCCCCCACCAGAAG GTCATCGCCAACACACCTGCAAA CCTGGAGTACACTCCCAGATTCAACCCGATCGCCCTGAAAGACTCGGCCCTGTCCACCCACAAGCCCATCGAAGTGCGCGGCCCCGGCGGCAAGGCCACCATCGTGCACGCGCAGTACAACACGCCCATCAGCATGTACTCGCAGGATGCCATCATGGATGCTATCGCCGGGCAGTCGCAGGCCAAAGGTCACGAAGG cggGGTGCTGCCCATGAAGGACCCAGTGGTGGACTGCGCCTCGCCCGTGTATCAGGCGGTCATCAGGCCCACTGACAACTCACTGGACTTGTCCGAGTGGGCTCGCCGCGCCGCCAACCTGCAGTCCAAAAGCTTCAAGATGCTGGCGCACATCACTGGAACCGAATACA TGCAAGATCCAGATGAGGAAGCTCTGCAGAAGTCGAG AGAGAAGTTTGAGTCGGAGATGCGAGGTCCTCGTTTCGCCAAGCTGAGGAAATGGCACCACGGATTGTCTGCACAAATCCTCAACGTACAGAACTGA